The nucleotide sequence GGAACTTGAAGACCTTCGTACTCAGCTTTTGCTCTCTCTGGATACTTTTCATTAAACCAGCTGCCTGCATCAAGCTCTTTAATCTCTTTTAGCGTATAATCTTTAACCTCACCTGTTCCGTTTGTTGTACGGTCAAGTGTTTCGTCATGCATCGCAATCAATTCGCCGTCTTTTGTCATCTGGAGGTCGACTTCAATATAGTCGCCATGCATTTTTTCTCCCATTTTATAAGAAGTAATCGTGTGTTCCGGTGCATGTCCAGAAGCTCCTCGGTGTGCTACATTAAGAATCTCTTTATCTTTCTCTTTCGCGTCAGCCACAGTAAGATCAGCTCCTATGAAACTCAGACTTAAAGCAAGTGCTCCTACAGTCATTTTGAATGCTTTTTTCACGATATTGCACTCTCCCTTTGTTATAAGTGAACTACTATGCCACTTTAACAAGGGAGTATAAAAGTACGTTTACACGAGGGTAAACCGCATGTAAAGATATTGTATATAAAAAAAGCCAGTTCGTCATGTTCGAACCAGCTTTTGTCAGTTTATTTTCTTTTCTATCCTCACTTGCAGGTTAATTGAGAATCGCAAGGAAACGTGCCTCTACTTCGTTACACGCACCGTGGAAAGGAAGTGGCTTCTTGAAATTCAAAATAGTAAAGAGCCATTATAAGTTGCATAAAAGACTTCACTGACAAGTTGATTGGAGTGTAGGATGCGAGACTCCTGGGGGACAGGCGGGCAGGTGAGACACTTAAGAGTGAAACGTACAAATGTGGCTCACCGCCTGCCCCGCGGAAAGCGAGCATCTGAAACGGAAATCAACTACTCACATATACATCATTAAATGCGCAAACAGCTTTTAAAAATAAGGTTTATCTAAAAACCTCTTAATAGCAAACGCTACTCCGCTCTCGTCATTTTCCTTCGTTACGAATGCAGCCATTTCTTTGATTTCATCGACTGCATTTCCCATCGCTACTGGAAACCCTGCAATTTCGAGCATGGACACATCATTGTAGTTATCGCCGATTGCCATCGTATTCTCTAAAGAGATCCCTTTTAATTCTGCGTATTTCTTTAAAGCTACCCCTTTTTGTGCTTCACTGTTTGTAATTTCTAAGTTGTTGTCAGCAGATGAACTGACAGCGAGCTCACCTACACCTTGTAAGTGCTGAAATGCTCGTTGAAGTTTTGCTGTGTCGCTAGAGAATGCTAAGAATTTATATACTTCTAGATCTTCTTCATCCATTAGCTTATTAAAATCTCCTACAACACTTACAAGCCCCAAACGAAAACGGCGGAGCGCTGCTTTTTCAACATCGTCATCTGTTGCTTCAGGATTAGAAGTTAAAATGATATCCTTCATGACTTCAAACGCTTTTTCACGATTATCCGTGTACGTACCTTTACTCGTGTATAACTCATAATAAATGTCTTCTTTATCCAAGATCTTCTTTATATCTTCATATTGCTCAAAAGTTAGAGGGATAGAAGAAAGGATTTCCCAGTCTGGAGACCTAATTTCCGCCCCATTGACACAAATAAGCGGCAAATGCAGCTCAGCATCTTCTAATGCATGTCTTGCTTCATCATAAGATCGTCCTGTTGCAATCACAACATGATGTCCTTCTTCTACAGCTTTTAAGATCGTTTCGCTGTTTTCTTTTGTGACTTTTAACTGCTTATTAACTAAAGTTCCATCCATATCAATTGCTATTAATTTCATCTAATCATCCTTTATTGCTTAGTCCATTAGTAAGTTTACCCCTAAATGAAAGGGTGCTAATCATTATTTGAAGCTTATCAATTAACAAAAAAAAAGAGCTATACATAGCTCTCCGATTTTACAATAAATTAATCTTTATAAATAAATGATTGAACCATTTCTGTTACGGCATGAAAAATTTCAACTGCTTGGAAAGACAGAACAGATAATGCTGAGACGGAAAATACTCCTATAAGTAAAAATCGAATTAAATGAGGCATTTCGTATCTCCTCCTTTTACTTGTGATTATACGCCCGTCTTTTTCACAAATCAATTCATAAGGTTAATTATTCACAAAGTAAATTATGACAATATACTACAAGAACGTATAACCGTACAAAACTAAGATGGAGGATAACACCACGAGAATAACATTCAAGTTCAGCCACGCTGCGATAAATGCAGCTATTGCTCCAATCAAGCCATATAGATACGATTCTGAATTAATCGTTAATACTCCGGGGAAAATTAAAGCACCTAATATGGCAAATGGTACGTTTTTTAAGATCCCTTGCACTCTGGGATGAAGATGGTTCGTGTGAAAAAGGACAAGTGGGAGCATTCTTGGAATATAGGTTACGATTCCCATTCCGATAATTACCCATATTAATTGGTCACTCACTCTCTTCATCCCCTTTTATGAAAAACTCAATTGATACAGCTGCAATAATCGTTGATAAAATAATACCCCAGCCACCGCTTAAAGCTGGAATCAGTGAGAAAAAACAGTTTAAAATCGCTGCACTTGCTGCTAGAGCAATAACCTTCCTGCTTTTTTTGGCTGCTGGTACGAGCAGTGCAATAAACATTGCATAAAGTGCTATACCCATACTGTTTTGAAGGGACTGTGGCAAGCCTGATCCCATCACATATCCCACACCTGAAAACACAACCCAGCAGCTATATGCAACAAGTCCGAGACCAAGCAAATAGCTTCCTGTTATCTTTTTCTCAGGTGAAGTTGCAGCAACAGAAAAGGTTTCATCCGTAATGAAAAAAGCATATATCGCTTTTAACCATTTTGGGTCTTCTTCCGCCCTTTCTTTAAGAGAAGCACTCATCAGAAGATGTCTGATATTCATGATGAACGTTGTGAGAATCAGCTCTGCGGCTCCGCTCGCTGCAGCAATCATCGATAAAGCAATATATTGAGAAGCACCGGCAAATACAATAATACTCATTCCTACTGTTTCAAAAAGACTTAAACCTGCAGCTTTAGCAAGTAAACCAAATGTGAACGCAACAGGCATATAGCCGATCGCAATCGGCAAACCCGCTTGTATACCCTTTTTCCAATGACCAGAAGTTTGTTCTCTGTGTAAAGCAGGGCTTGGCATCATCTTTGTTCATCTCCGTCTTTGTATGGTATGAATTGTGTCTAAATTGTAGGGGGTCTGTCCCCGGGACAGACCCCCTACAATTTATTTTACTTCTCGCCTGTAATCGTACGAAGAATTAGATCCACACTATCAGACGCTTTAAAGCTTTCCATGTTTCGCTTTATATTCTCTTGATCAACCTTTAAGTCTTTTAGTGAAGAAATCAGCGTGGCTTTCGTTAGTTCTTCTTCATACAAAACGTGACAATAGCCTTGTTTTTCAAAAGATTGAGCGTTAAGAATCTGATCTCCCCGGCTCGCCGCTCTTGAAAGCGGGATTAGCAGCATCGGAATCTTGAGTGTCAGCCATTCAAAGATACTGTTCGATCCAGCGCGCGAAATCACGAAGTCTGTCGCAGCAACAACATCTGGCAATTCACTTTGAATATATTCAAACTGACGATATCCTTCCGTGTTTTGCAAGCTTTCATCCAGGTTTCCTTTTCCGCAAATGTGTACGATTTGATAAGAACGAAGCAGTTCAGGCAGTCCTTCACGAAGTGCTTCGTTAATTTTTCGCGCCCCTAAGCTTCCACCCATAATAGTTAAGACGGGCAGATGGCTTCTGAATCCCAAGAAAGAAAGTCCTTTTTCTTTAGAGCCTTGCAGAAGCTCATCGCGAATAGGTGATCCAGTTACAATGGCTTGCCCTGCTGCAAAATGTTTTTTGGCTTCGTCAAACGTAACAAAAATCTTTGAAGCAAACTTAGACGAAATTTTATTAGCAAGACCTGGTGTAATATCGGATTCATGAATGTAAACAGGAATGTTTCGCATCCGTGCAGCAATAACAACTGGTACAGCTACGAAACCTCCTTTTGAGAAAACAGCATCAGGCTTAATTTTGCCAAGCTTGAAATAAGCTTGTGCAACACCTGCCGCAACTTTAAAAGGATCTTTAATATTTTTTAAGTCAAAATAGCGACGCAGTTTTCCGCTAGAAATCCCGTAATACGGTACGTTTGTGCCATCTTGAATCAAGCTTTTTTCTATTCCATCAACAGAACCGATATAATGCAGGTCCCATCCCATTTTTTCTAATTTAGGTATTAATGCTAGATGCGGGGTTACGTGTCCAGCAGAACCACCGCCCGTTAAAACTAATTTCTTCAAACAGCATTCCTCACTTCTTTTATATCCGCGTGCTTGCTAAGAGCGGATTTTATCTTATCGCCATTTTAATATATGTAGCCAAAAAAAGAAAATGGCATGTGAGTGATAATTGTGTGTAAATTCTGATTGAGTTTCACACTTTTGATATTTATTTTGTAGGTTTAAGGGATTATCACTGA is from Fictibacillus sp. b24 and encodes:
- a CDS encoding Cof-type HAD-IIB family hydrolase — its product is MKLIAIDMDGTLVNKQLKVTKENSETILKAVEEGHHVVIATGRSYDEARHALEDAELHLPLICVNGAEIRSPDWEILSSIPLTFEQYEDIKKILDKEDIYYELYTSKGTYTDNREKAFEVMKDIILTSNPEATDDDVEKAALRRFRLGLVSVVGDFNKLMDEEDLEVYKFLAFSSDTAKLQRAFQHLQGVGELAVSSSADNNLEITNSEAQKGVALKKYAELKGISLENTMAIGDNYNDVSMLEIAGFPVAMGNAVDEIKEMAAFVTKENDESGVAFAIKRFLDKPYF
- a CDS encoding AzlD domain-containing protein, which codes for MSDQLIWVIIGMGIVTYIPRMLPLVLFHTNHLHPRVQGILKNVPFAILGALIFPGVLTINSESYLYGLIGAIAAFIAAWLNLNVILVVLSSILVLYGYTFL
- a CDS encoding AzlC family ABC transporter permease, which codes for MPSPALHREQTSGHWKKGIQAGLPIAIGYMPVAFTFGLLAKAAGLSLFETVGMSIIVFAGASQYIALSMIAAASGAAELILTTFIMNIRHLLMSASLKERAEEDPKWLKAIYAFFITDETFSVAATSPEKKITGSYLLGLGLVAYSCWVVFSGVGYVMGSGLPQSLQNSMGIALYAMFIALLVPAAKKSRKVIALAASAAILNCFFSLIPALSGGWGIILSTIIAAVSIEFFIKGDEESE
- a CDS encoding undecaprenyldiphospho-muramoylpentapeptide beta-N-acetylglucosaminyltransferase, with translation MKKLVLTGGGSAGHVTPHLALIPKLEKMGWDLHYIGSVDGIEKSLIQDGTNVPYYGISSGKLRRYFDLKNIKDPFKVAAGVAQAYFKLGKIKPDAVFSKGGFVAVPVVIAARMRNIPVYIHESDITPGLANKISSKFASKIFVTFDEAKKHFAAGQAIVTGSPIRDELLQGSKEKGLSFLGFRSHLPVLTIMGGSLGARKINEALREGLPELLRSYQIVHICGKGNLDESLQNTEGYRQFEYIQSELPDVVAATDFVISRAGSNSIFEWLTLKIPMLLIPLSRAASRGDQILNAQSFEKQGYCHVLYEEELTKATLISSLKDLKVDQENIKRNMESFKASDSVDLILRTITGEK